One region of Mangifera indica cultivar Alphonso chromosome 3, CATAS_Mindica_2.1, whole genome shotgun sequence genomic DNA includes:
- the LOC123211518 gene encoding E3 ubiquitin-protein ligase RGLG2-like: MGGILSKRTSSRQSSFGSSSHSWSHHSYPPPPYAQPSRDFVSQQHYVPPQNDYGWAPESKRKLERKYSKINDDYNSLEQVTEALAGAGLESSNLIVGIDFTKSNEWTGARSFQRRSLHHIGDNQNPYEQAISIIGKTLSSFDEDNLIPCFGFGDASTHDQEVFSFYPDESFCNGFEEVLQRYRELVPGLRLAGPTSFAPIIEMAITIVEQSGGQYHVLLIIADGQVTRSVDTARNQLSPQEKKTVEAIVKASEYPLSIILVGVGDGPWDMMREFDDNIPARAFDNFQFVNFTEIMSKNFDRTRREAEFALAALMEIPSQYKATLELNLLGACRGRVIDRIPLPPPQYGSAFFSSPKSSRSTSFCPSVPPLGRRNTSVGTSPFASSASDNHVCPVCISNRKDMAFGCGHQTCCECGQDLQLCPICRSTIQTRIKLY, translated from the exons ATGGGTGGGATACTTTCAAAACGAACAAGCTCTCGACAGTCTTCTTTTGGATCTAGTTCACATTCATGGAGTCATCACAGCTATCCACCGCCACCATATGCTCAACCAAGCCGAGATTTTGTTTCACAGCAGCATTATGTGCCCCCGCAAAATGACTATGGTTGGGCCCCTGAATCAAAGAGGAAATTGGAGAGGAAATATTCAAAGATAAATGATGATTACAATAGCCTTGAGCAG GTTACTGAAGCACTTGCTGGTGCTGGCCTGGAGTCTTCAAATCTCATTGTTGGTATTGATTTCACAAAGAGCAATGAGTGGACAG GTGCAAGGTCATTCCAGCGCAGAAGTCTACATCATATTGGAGATAATCAAAATCCCTATGAGCAAGCAATATCAATTATCGGAAAAACATTGTCATCCTTCGATGAAGACAATTTAATTCCATGTTTTGGATTTGGAGATG CATCGACACATGATCAAGAAGTATTCAGTTTTTATCCAGATGAGAGCTTTTGTAATGGATTTGAAGAAGTGTTGCAACGATATAGAGAATTGGTTCCAGGCCTAAGACTTGCAG GACCAACATCATTTGCCCCCATCATTGAAATGGCTATCACAATTGTTGAGCAAAGTGGTGGACAGTACCATGTTTTACTGATAATAGCTGATGGACAG GTGACAAGGAGTGTTGACACTGCCCGCAATCAACTAAGCCCACAGGAAAAGAAAACTGTTGAAGCAATTGTGAAAGCAAG TGAGTACCCATTGTCAATTATATTAGTTGGTGTTGGGGATGGGCCATGGGACATGATGAGGGAATTTGATGATAACATACCTGCTCGAGCATTTGATAATTTTCAG TTTGTGAATTTTACAGAGATCATGTCAAAGAATTTTGACCGGACCAGAAGAGAAGCTGAGTTTGCTCTTGCAGCCTTAATGGAAATACCATCTCAATATAAAGCAACCCTAGAACTAAATTTGTTGGG AGCTTGTAGAGGGAGGGTTATTGACAGGATTCCCCTTCCCCCTCCACAATATGGTTCAGCTTTTTTCAGCTCTCCAAAATCTTCTCGGTCAACTAGTTTTTGTCCAAGTGTGCCTCCTTTGGGTAGACGTAACACGTCTGTTGGCACATCTCCGTTTGCAAGTTCTGCTTCCGACAATCAT GTTTGCCCTGTTTGCATTAGCAATCGTAAGGATATGGCATTTGGTTGCGGACATCAG ACTTGCTGTGAGTGTGGACAAGATCTTCAATTGTGCCCCATTTGCAGGAGTACCATCCAAACCAGAATAAAACTCTATTAA
- the LOC123211517 gene encoding aldehyde oxidase GLOX-like isoform X1, producing the protein MAREETLLLVIKFTITTLFLLLHCVGFGVAAGSLGGGKGRWQLLLNNTGVVAMHMALTHHNTVIMFDQTGAGRSGYRLRRRYNGTRCKATHADLDDWSCYAHSVEYNISGNSIRPLRLDTDPWCSSGAFLSNGTLLQTGGYGSGSRKIRYFKPCQNSRCDWKQYKRALHDKRWYASSIMLPENDRLMVVGGREVFTYEFVPKLSSRDKSINLPFLHHTNDRKSGGNNLYPFLHLASDGNLFIFANRDSILFNYRYNRVVKTFPQIPGDGSRNYPSSGSSVILPLDHTNKFQKVEVMVCGGAASGAYRAAEQGRFLNGLSSCGRMVISGNRHKWNMEYMPGPRLLNNMLILPTGHILIINGAKRGSAGYNNAATPSLEPYLYKPKQILGRRFSVLRATKIARMYHSSATVLPDGRVLVAGGNPNNKYTFKNVTYPTELRLQAFLPPYMDEQYHSHRPGNLSISYKNSSDGVAYGKEFSVQFWLGKRPSNVVEFTAYSPPFTTHAVSMNQRMLKLRSTSLVRAKDGWMSAKLEAPPSPNVAPPGYYMLTVVNGGIPGISQWVKFKHA; encoded by the coding sequence ATGGCGAGGGAGGAAACCCTGCTTTTGGTTATCAAATTCACGATCACGACCCTTTTCTTGTTATTGCATTGTGTTGGCTTTGGTGTTGCAGCGGGGTCCTTGGGCGGGGGCAAGGGAAGATGGCAGCTGCTTTTAAACAACACAGGGGTTGTAGCTATGCATATGGCATTAACTCACCACAATACTGTCATAATGTTTGACCAAACGGGAGCAGGCCGGTCTGGATACAGACTTCGCCGGCGATATAATGGAACAAGGTGCAAAGCCACCCATGCTGACTTAGACGACTGGTCTTGTTATGCTCATTCTGTTGAGTACAACATTTCAGGCAACAGCATTAGGCCTCTAAGACTTGATACCGATCCGTGGTGCTCCTCTGGTGCCTTTTTAAGCAATGGGACGCTCTTACAAACTGGTGGATATGGCAGTGGTTCGCGGAAAATACGATACTTCAAGCCTTGTCAAAACAGCCGTTGTGATTGGAAGCAATACAAGAGGGCATTACATGATAAACGCTGGTATGCTTCAAGTATAATGCTACCTGAGAATGATCGGTTAATGGTTGTTGGAGGAAGGGAGGTCTTCACTTATGAATTTGTTCCTAAACTGTCTTCCAGGGACAAGTCCATCAATCTTCCATTTTTGCACCATACTAATGATAGGAAATCCGGAGGAAATAACCTCTATCCCTTCCTCCACCTTGCTTCAGATGGCAATTTGTTCATTTTTGCCAATCGGGATTCAATCCTTTTCAATTATAGATACAACCGGGTAGTCAAGACCTTTCCTCAGATTCCTGGAGACGGTTCAAGGAACTATCCAAGCTCAGGTTCATCTGTAATCCTCCCTTTGGACCACacaaacaaatttcaaaaagtgGAAGTTATGGTGTGTGGAGGTGCAGCCTCGGGAGCTTACAGAGCTGCAGAACAAGGGAGATTCTTGAACGGGCTTAGCTCTTGTGGCAGAATGGTGATCTCTGGCAACAGACACAAATGGAATATGGAATACATGCCTGGTCCCCGCCTCTTAAACAACATGTTGATTCTTCCAACTGGGCATATTCTGATAATCAATGGCGCAAAGCGTGGTTCTGCTGGATATAACAATGCAGCAACCCCCTCTCTTGAACCATACCTCTACAAGCCAAAGCAAATACTAGGCAGAAGATTTTCAGTCCTCAGAGCCACTAAAATAGCTAGAATGTATCACTCATCAGCGACAGTCCTACCTGATGGTAGGGTCTTAGTTGCAGGCGgtaatcctaacaataaatataCTTTCAAAAATGTGACCTACCCAACTGAACTAAGATTACAGGCATTCCTCCCACCGTATATGGACGAGCAATACCATTCCCATAGACCAGGCAATTTGTCAATAAGCTATAAAAATAGCAGTGATGGTGTAGCATATGGAAAAGAGTTTAGTGTTCAGTTCTGGTTGGGGAAGAGACCTAGCAACGTGGTTGAATTTACTGCATATTCACCACCATTCACTACACATGCAGTTTCGATGAATCAGAGGATGTTAAAACTGAGGAGCACAAGTTTGGTTAGGGCGAAGGATGGATGGATGAGTGCCAAATTGGAGGCACCTCCATCTCCTAATGTTGCACCTCCTGGCTATTACATGCTAACAGTTGTTAATGGAGGCATTCCAGGCATATCCCAATGGGTTAAGTTCAAACATGCTTga
- the LOC123211517 gene encoding aldehyde oxidase GLOX-like isoform X2, with translation MAREETLLLVIKFTITTLFLLLHCVGFGVAAGSLGGGKGRWQLLLNNTGVVAMHMALTHHNTVIMFDQTGAGRSGYRLRRRYNGTRCKATHADLDDWSCYAHSVEYNISGNSIRPLRLDTDPWCSSGAFLSNGTLLQTGGYGSGSRKIRYFKPCQNSRCDWKQYKRALHDKRWDKSINLPFLHHTNDRKSGGNNLYPFLHLASDGNLFIFANRDSILFNYRYNRVVKTFPQIPGDGSRNYPSSGSSVILPLDHTNKFQKVEVMVCGGAASGAYRAAEQGRFLNGLSSCGRMVISGNRHKWNMEYMPGPRLLNNMLILPTGHILIINGAKRGSAGYNNAATPSLEPYLYKPKQILGRRFSVLRATKIARMYHSSATVLPDGRVLVAGGNPNNKYTFKNVTYPTELRLQAFLPPYMDEQYHSHRPGNLSISYKNSSDGVAYGKEFSVQFWLGKRPSNVVEFTAYSPPFTTHAVSMNQRMLKLRSTSLVRAKDGWMSAKLEAPPSPNVAPPGYYMLTVVNGGIPGISQWVKFKHA, from the exons ATGGCGAGGGAGGAAACCCTGCTTTTGGTTATCAAATTCACGATCACGACCCTTTTCTTGTTATTGCATTGTGTTGGCTTTGGTGTTGCAGCGGGGTCCTTGGGCGGGGGCAAGGGAAGATGGCAGCTGCTTTTAAACAACACAGGGGTTGTAGCTATGCATATGGCATTAACTCACCACAATACTGTCATAATGTTTGACCAAACGGGAGCAGGCCGGTCTGGATACAGACTTCGCCGGCGATATAATGGAACAAGGTGCAAAGCCACCCATGCTGACTTAGACGACTGGTCTTGTTATGCTCATTCTGTTGAGTACAACATTTCAGGCAACAGCATTAGGCCTCTAAGACTTGATACCGATCCGTGGTGCTCCTCTGGTGCCTTTTTAAGCAATGGGACGCTCTTACAAACTGGTGGATATGGCAGTGGTTCGCGGAAAATACGATACTTCAAGCCTTGTCAAAACAGCCGTTGTGATTGGAAGCAATACAAGAGGGCATTACATGATAAACGCTG GGACAAGTCCATCAATCTTCCATTTTTGCACCATACTAATGATAGGAAATCCGGAGGAAATAACCTCTATCCCTTCCTCCACCTTGCTTCAGATGGCAATTTGTTCATTTTTGCCAATCGGGATTCAATCCTTTTCAATTATAGATACAACCGGGTAGTCAAGACCTTTCCTCAGATTCCTGGAGACGGTTCAAGGAACTATCCAAGCTCAGGTTCATCTGTAATCCTCCCTTTGGACCACacaaacaaatttcaaaaagtgGAAGTTATGGTGTGTGGAGGTGCAGCCTCGGGAGCTTACAGAGCTGCAGAACAAGGGAGATTCTTGAACGGGCTTAGCTCTTGTGGCAGAATGGTGATCTCTGGCAACAGACACAAATGGAATATGGAATACATGCCTGGTCCCCGCCTCTTAAACAACATGTTGATTCTTCCAACTGGGCATATTCTGATAATCAATGGCGCAAAGCGTGGTTCTGCTGGATATAACAATGCAGCAACCCCCTCTCTTGAACCATACCTCTACAAGCCAAAGCAAATACTAGGCAGAAGATTTTCAGTCCTCAGAGCCACTAAAATAGCTAGAATGTATCACTCATCAGCGACAGTCCTACCTGATGGTAGGGTCTTAGTTGCAGGCGgtaatcctaacaataaatataCTTTCAAAAATGTGACCTACCCAACTGAACTAAGATTACAGGCATTCCTCCCACCGTATATGGACGAGCAATACCATTCCCATAGACCAGGCAATTTGTCAATAAGCTATAAAAATAGCAGTGATGGTGTAGCATATGGAAAAGAGTTTAGTGTTCAGTTCTGGTTGGGGAAGAGACCTAGCAACGTGGTTGAATTTACTGCATATTCACCACCATTCACTACACATGCAGTTTCGATGAATCAGAGGATGTTAAAACTGAGGAGCACAAGTTTGGTTAGGGCGAAGGATGGATGGATGAGTGCCAAATTGGAGGCACCTCCATCTCCTAATGTTGCACCTCCTGGCTATTACATGCTAACAGTTGTTAATGGAGGCATTCCAGGCATATCCCAATGGGTTAAGTTCAAACATGCTTga